GCGCTGGTTGGACGCCGGGCGGAGGAGGCGGGAACACGGGCAGGGGCCGGGCGCTGGTTGGACGCCGGGCGGAGGACGCGGGCACGGCGCTCGGGCGGCAGCGATGGCGGATCCGGCGCTGTCGCGGGTGCCGGACGTGCAGATCGATGGCGACGGTGTCTTCAAGTACGTGCTGGTGCGGGTGCGCGGGGCTGGCGCGCCCCCCAAGGACGTCGTGCGAGGCCACAGCTGGGCCGAGTACCACGGTGAGGGGCGTCGGGAGCGCGGGGTGGGGCTgtggcccagggtgcccagggaagcgGGCGGGGGCTTGCCGGGCGTCTGGCCCGTCACGGGGCGGCGGCTGAGGCCGGGGGTCCCCGCGCCACCCccgctccctccctgcagccgACCTGTTCGAGCGCACCGCGGAGGAGCTGGCGCGGCACGGCCTGAGCTGCGAGTGCCTGGGCGGCGGCCGCCTGTCGCACCGCCCTGAAGAGAGGAAGATCCACGTCTACGGGTACTCGGTGGTAAGCGGGAGCCGGGGGGAACCACGCAGGGACGCGGCATCTCCCTTCGCGGGGTGGGTCCCGCTGACGCCGGCCGAGTTGGCATCGCATTCCCTCGGGGGTGGAAGGGGTGAGCGGGGCGGCGCTCCCGGGGCTCCTGGGCGTTCTCCGGAGTGCCCCAGGGAGGGGAGACTTCACAGAGCCTTTTCGGGTGAGCAGTGCTTGACCAAAGCAGAGTCACCCCATGAACCCCCCAGCACCTGCCTGTGGGGCTGCCAGACACCCAGAGTCTCCGGAGGTCCCATGGGTACTGTGGCTGTAcccagtgctgggtgctgctggggggaaTTGGGCTGCACAAGACCCCTGTCTCCGCTTTGTGTGTCCTGAGGGTGTTCCTGCAGGAGTGTCAGGTGGGTGCTGTAGGGGCCTTGGAAGGGTGACTGGAGGCACTCTTTGGGACATCACTGTCCTGGTGGGTTTCTGGATGCtgaccccagcccagggctgtgctgcagcaccagctgtgctgggtgctgagtgcagagcccagctgggaccAGGGCAGCGTGCTGGTTCTTGGGCCACAGTGCAGACAGTTTTCCCAGCTTCAAGGTGGCACTGTCCTCTTGCCTGGGTGCTACATCAGCCTCAGCTGGAGTCAGGGAGGActggcacaggctctgtggcttctctgctgctggggtcTGCCAGAGCCACCCTGGGGATTTGCCAGGCTTCCCTGCAAGTTCTCACAAGCTCTCTTTGGGAACCCTCTTTTCCTATGCAGGGCTTTGGACGAGCTGACCACGCTGTGACCACAGAGAAGCTGAAGGCAGAGTATCCCGACTATGAGATTACCTGGGCAGATGAAGGGTACTGACTCCTCTGTCTGTGGTGCCAGCCCAGAACTGGCACAGCTGTATGCAGCACCGGGCGGTGGCAGCAGGCTCCCCATGCTCGGCCGTGCTCCAGGCTCTCCTGATTTTCCTTTGTGTTGAACTTGCCCATTCTCCGCTATCACCGGACTGTCCCCATGCCAGGtgctcccacctccctgccGTGGCAAAGCTGGTGAAGCCAGTGgttgctctgccccagccccctggCGCCAGGGGCTCATCCACGTGTATCTGTGAGAATTAAAGTCGTTGgaggagcacagctgctctggtggCCATGCTCACggctcagctgctcctttctATCTCTGGGTCATGCCTGTTGACAGTGGAAGGGACCCCCCAGGTTATCTGCCCCTTGAGGAGGGGCTGgcatgggagcagggagagtCTGGAGTGGGAACAGCATGAAGTGTATTGGGATCTGCCTTGGAAAGGGCTGAGGCAGGTGAGAGGAAAGCAATGGCCAGGcctgggagagggaaaggcagaaTGGACCTGGGGGAGAGACCAGCCCTATCTCCTGTGAGGAGGGAACTGAGCTGCCTGGGAACATGATTGGGAAGAACATGCCCATTCCCACTCTGGCAGGTTGTCACACCTTGAGGAAGAGCATCCTCCCTGACTTCATCCCTCCAGCCACCCAGGACCAGCTCAGAATTTCCCAGGGATTCTCCCTGCTTGTGCTTCCAAGCGAGGAGCAGTAGAGGGAGACTGGGGAAAGCTGCTGGAGGCTTCAGTGGCTGGAGAGCTCCAGGGAGATGTGCAGGCTGGGTTGGTTCAGTCGCTGTCCCATgtgaggctggggctggaggagcctcccaacccagtcccagtcccagccccatttcATTGTTAGACTCTGACCCtgtgtgctccctgctgctgcctctgccttgtGCCTTCAGGGATGTGGGCTCCTTCCTCTGTGTCCAGAGCCATGCAGGGTCAGCTCAACCTGCAGAAGCTCAGCCTGTACCCTGTGTCCAAAGTTCAGCCTGTGCCCAAACTCCAAAGGAAGCTCATAATGGGGGGACGAGTTTCACAGACAAAAacatggctctgctgtgcctcatCCTCCATCCTGCAAAGTGGctctcccctgtgctggggagaaTGTTACCCAGAAGTTACACAGAGTCAGCTGCAAATCTGCAAGTCACTGGTGTGGAACTTGGAGGCACCTCTGGGATGTCCTGTCCATCCACTGGCCTAGCAGAGCCAGCTTTAGTGCGTCCGTCATGCTGAGATGTGCTGTGCAGGCtcaggagttggactcgatagtccttgtgggttccttccaacacaGAGAGTTCCATGATTCTGTTCTAGAATTaggctgctggaagctgtgACCAGGTGGGGTTTGAGAATCTCCCCGAATTGAACTTCCCAGCAGCTTGGGCGTCTGCTCTGGTTTTGACAgtcctcacaggaaaaaaaggtttttctttcaagtgGTATTTGCTGTTCTTGCTTTGTTCTTGTCTCAGTCCTTACTGGGACACTCCCTGCTCGAAGGGTTGGCTTGCTGcaccctcctgccagggcttACCTGGGTGACATTCCCGTACACCTTCTCCAAGCTGGGCACATtcagctcagcctctccttgtGGCAGGTGCAGTACCCTCATCATCATCAGGGAATATCCTGTGGAGATCAAAAAACCATCTGGACACATCCTCCAGGGAACCCTTGTGGAgcagaggggtgggatggggtgacCTCCTGTTGTGCCATCCATTCTGTACTGTCCTGTGGTCATCATCACTCGATCTGCTCCAGTGTGCCCACATCTCATACTGGGAGTGCCAGCATCCCCAGTGCGAAGGGGAGGGGTCACATCGCTGAGAGAGGCTCTGCCCATGGCACCCAGGAGGCCAGTGACTACTTTGCCAGTGGCCAGCTTGGTGCTGCCAgggtcctgggcagggctcctgTTCTCCATCATGCCTGGActgggggatgtggggctgcTGGTCCTCACTGggcctggctggcactgggagaaggagctgagcCTGTGTTTTACTGCCCCTGATGCAATCCCACTGCAATCTGCTTTCCAAGGCCGTTGGCTCAGTGGAAGGATCTGCTCAATGGGGCCCCTCTTAGGGCGTGAAGGCTGCggcagcagaggggagaggGGTCCCGTGGGGTAGCCCAGGTCGGGAAACCAGTGAGGTCAGTAGTTGCCATCACCAGGCAACACTGGTGGTGATCTGTGGGGCTCTGGCTAGCAAGCTGTGCTTCTTCCAGGCTCATCGACCCTTGCTGAGGCTCTGCCAGGAATGTTTTACCCCAGGACTGACCTGGTTGtggccctggagctgtgcccctTTGCCCCATGGCATTCATGAGCTGGGTGCTGAGATGCTCCTGCCAGCCAGATCAGAGCAGGCATGGTGAAGGCTGGCTCCTCCTGATGACATCTTGGAATTCCCAGGCTCCAG
This window of the Camarhynchus parvulus chromosome 17, STF_HiC, whole genome shotgun sequence genome carries:
- the PHPT1 gene encoding 14 kDa phosphohistidine phosphatase; its protein translation is MADPALSRVPDVQIDGDGVFKYVLVRVRGAGAPPKDVVRGHSWAEYHADLFERTAEELARHGLSCECLGGGRLSHRPEERKIHVYGYSVGFGRADHAVTTEKLKAEYPDYEITWADEGY